In one window of Mytilus trossulus isolate FHL-02 chromosome 7, PNRI_Mtr1.1.1.hap1, whole genome shotgun sequence DNA:
- the LOC134727243 gene encoding probable G-protein coupled receptor B0563.6, translating into MFRNISYYFGGDEQKMNETVAAFLKHILQRHLERKLNRSVVIMESADIVDYVCNMYIGPALCILGIFGNIFNIFVLFRGRLLDSPYVYLKALSFTDMFALILSLPYLLFTKHSDNFSPNVYNAFVFLPVVNLLTAASVWITVGVTIDRFIFVKFPLLARSYSSGSRVKRRIFTIYTFGILFTLPRYFCYSLVNDLGVYRMEFTPFRDSAYYRVYDIVCIIIYHFIPLVVFVVINTYLIVAVYRARFLRQELGIRNNREQDWQIEQRRFTITLIGIIVISIVAIFPSTISDFSRLTNLSLHEYKLLRNISNLLLLCNLSMNFVLFCAFNKRFVRAIRTIFNKRRNKTRIYISFKSRTRSSRSDTCVVTRQHSFISACKM; encoded by the coding sequence GTGGTGATGAACAGAAAATGAACGAAACTGTGGCTGCGTTTCTTAAACATATACTTCAAAGGCATTTAGAACGAAAACTGAACAGAAGCGTCGTTATCATGGAATCTGCAGATATTGTTGATTATGTTTGTAACATGTACATAGGACCGGCATTGTGCATACTTGGAATATTTGGAaacatattcaatatatttgtattatttcgTGGGAGGTTACTGGATTCGCCGTACGTGTACCTGAAAGCATTGTCCTTTACAGACATGTTTGCTTTGATCTTATCTTTACCTTACTTGCTTTTTACTAAACATTCGGATAACTTTTCCCCTAATGTGTATAACGCGTTTGTGTTCCTGCCTGTTGTGAATTTACTGACTGCAGCCAGTGTATGGATTACAGTTGGAGTAACTATTGATAGAtttatatttgtcaaatttcCTTTGTTAGCTAGAAGTTATTCAAGTGGATCTAGAGTGAAAAGACGaatatttactatttatacATTCGGTATACTCTTTACTCTTCCAAGGTATTTCTGTTATTCTTTAGTGAACGATTTAGGAGTGTACCGAATGGAATTTACACCCTTTCGAGATTCGGCTTACTACCGTGTCTATGATATTGTATGTATTATTATCTATCATTTTATTCCAttggttgtttttgttgtgaTAAACACCTACCTCATCGTCGCTGTGTACAGAGCTAGATTTTTAAGACAGGAGCTAGGCATAAGAAACAACAGGGAACAAGACTGGCAGATAGAGCAAAGACGATTTACAATTACACTCATCGGGATAATTGTCATATCGATAGTCGCCATTTTTCCATCGACTATCAGTGACTTTTCAAGACTGACAAATCTATCACTTCATGAGTACAAACTTTTACGTAACATTAGTAATTTGTTACTTCTTTGTAATTTATCGATGAATTTCGTTCTATTTTGTGCATTTAACAAGCGATTTGTACGCGCAATCAGAACTATTTTCAACAAAAGACGTAACAAAACGAGGATTTACATCTCTTTTAAAAGTCGTACTAGGTCGTCAAGATCTGACACATGCGTTGTGACCAGACAACATTCCTTTATCAGTGCTTGTAAAATGTGA